From Skermanella sp. TT6, a single genomic window includes:
- a CDS encoding IS5 family transposase: MRGLDERSEGLFSYLSCEARVPASHPLRPIRAIVDEALEVMSPAFEGLYSRIGRPSIPPEKLLRALLLQAFYSVRSERQLMEQLDYNLLFRWFVGLSMDAPVWDVTVFTKNRERLLAGDVAAKFLATVLDQPRVKTLLSDEHFSVDGTLIEAWASVKSFRPKDGSGEPPGPGRNGERDFHGEKRSNETHASTTDPEARLYRKGNGQPAKLAFMGHALMENRHALVVDVRLTAATGLAEREAAVAMVEAIPGRHRITVGADKAYDTRDFVANMRELGAAPHVAQNTNNRRSAIDGRTTRHPGYAVSLRIRKRIEEVFGWIKGAGLRKTRHRGTARVGWMFTLTAAAYNLIRLPKLLAAA; the protein is encoded by the coding sequence ATGCGGGGATTGGACGAACGCAGCGAGGGTCTGTTCAGCTACCTGAGCTGTGAAGCGCGGGTTCCGGCGAGCCATCCGTTGCGGCCGATCCGGGCCATCGTGGACGAGGCGCTGGAGGTGATGTCGCCGGCCTTCGAGGGGCTGTACTCCAGGATTGGGCGACCATCGATCCCGCCGGAGAAGCTGCTGCGGGCGCTGCTGCTGCAGGCCTTCTACTCGGTGCGCTCGGAGCGTCAGCTGATGGAACAGCTCGATTACAACCTGCTGTTCCGCTGGTTCGTCGGCCTGTCGATGGACGCGCCGGTGTGGGACGTGACGGTGTTCACCAAGAACCGTGAACGGCTGCTGGCCGGCGATGTGGCGGCCAAGTTCCTGGCCACCGTGCTGGATCAGCCGCGGGTCAAAACGCTGCTGTCGGACGAGCATTTCTCGGTGGACGGCACGCTGATTGAAGCGTGGGCCTCGGTGAAGAGCTTCCGGCCCAAGGACGGCAGCGGCGAGCCGCCGGGGCCGGGACGCAACGGCGAACGCGACTTCCATGGCGAGAAGCGCTCCAACGAGACCCACGCCTCGACTACCGATCCCGAGGCGCGGCTGTACCGCAAGGGCAACGGGCAGCCGGCGAAGCTGGCCTTCATGGGCCATGCGCTGATGGAGAACCGCCACGCCCTGGTGGTGGATGTCCGGCTGACGGCGGCCACCGGCTTGGCCGAGCGCGAGGCGGCGGTGGCCATGGTCGAGGCCATTCCGGGCCGCCACCGCATCACGGTCGGGGCCGACAAGGCCTACGACACCAGGGATTTCGTGGCGAACATGCGCGAGTTGGGCGCGGCCCCGCACGTCGCCCAGAACACGAACAACCGACGCTCGGCGATCGACGGCCGGACCACCCGCCACCCCGGCTACGCCGTCAGCCTGCGTATCCGCAAGCGGATCGAAGAGGTGTTCGGCTGGATCAAGGGAGCCGGCTTGCGCAAAACGCGTCATCGCGGCACGGCCCGTGTCGGTTGGATGTTCACGCTGACCGCCGCGGCCTACAACCTGATCCGCCTGCCCAAGCTGCTGGCTGCGGCATAA
- a CDS encoding transposase yields MLNTPASPLPDDVTALRTLVAELNVRLAERDQAVTARDHIIETLKAQLATLRRRHFGQSSERLADQLELQIEELEQCQGATAVPAAAPVAEDPGSGKAGAERARPVRRPLPANLPREEEVLAPPYARCPSCQVDLHRIGEDVSV; encoded by the coding sequence ATGCTGAACACCCCGGCCTCTCCCTTGCCAGACGACGTGACGGCGCTCCGGACCCTGGTCGCGGAGTTGAACGTCCGGCTGGCCGAGCGGGACCAGGCGGTCACGGCGCGCGATCACATCATCGAGACCCTCAAGGCGCAGTTGGCCACGCTGCGGCGGCGCCACTTCGGGCAAAGCTCGGAGCGCCTGGCCGACCAGCTCGAACTGCAGATCGAGGAGTTGGAGCAGTGCCAGGGCGCGACGGCGGTCCCGGCGGCGGCCCCGGTGGCGGAAGATCCCGGGTCCGGGAAGGCCGGGGCGGAGCGGGCGCGTCCGGTCCGCCGGCCGCTGCCGGCGAACCTGCCCCGTGAAGAGGAGGTGCTGGCGCCCCCCTACGCCAGATGCCCAAGCTGCCAGGTGGACCTGCACCGGATCGGCGAGGACGTGTCGGTGTAA
- the tnpA gene encoding IS66-like element accessory protein TnpA, producing the protein MQRVEIVTGRERRRRWSLEEKARLAGEAFAPGAIVSHVARRHGVAESCLYAWRKQLHGGGIGDGRSGCGTALLIPVMLDAPPGQEPEPRSAGMAARASVTFSDGTRLEVGADYPAGALQALVAALRSRS; encoded by the coding sequence ATGCAGCGTGTCGAGATCGTCACCGGGCGGGAGCGCCGCCGGCGGTGGAGCCTGGAGGAGAAAGCGCGTCTGGCCGGGGAGGCATTTGCGCCTGGGGCGATCGTCTCGCATGTGGCGCGGCGCCACGGCGTTGCCGAGAGCTGCCTTTACGCTTGGCGCAAGCAGCTGCACGGCGGGGGAATCGGGGACGGGCGCAGCGGGTGCGGCACGGCGCTGTTGATCCCGGTCATGCTCGATGCTCCGCCGGGGCAGGAACCGGAGCCGCGGTCCGCGGGCATGGCAGCGCGGGCATCGGTCACTTTCTCCGACGGGACGCGCCTGGAGGTCGGAGCCGATTACCCGGCCGGCGCGCTCCAGGCCCTGGTCGCCGCCCTGAGGAGCCGGTCATGA
- a CDS encoding IS5 family transposase, with amino-acid sequence MDRIVLRDDQWERIAPLVPGKVGDPGRSGANNRRFVEAVLWIARVRAPWRDLPEGYGNWNSVFQRFRRWAKGGVFEKIFGALSADADFEYVIVDGSIVRVHQHGTGAKWGPRKQAIGRSRGGLTTKIVALVDALGNLVRFVLLPGQRHDSVGVAPLLKDLDVAALRADKAFDGDALRADLNDRGAVAVIPPKSNRATDIPCDFEMYKWRHLVENFFCKIKGFRRIATRYDKTDTSFAAMIHLVGSVLATR; translated from the coding sequence ATGGATCGGATCGTATTGCGCGATGATCAGTGGGAGCGGATCGCCCCGCTTGTTCCGGGAAAGGTCGGAGATCCAGGGCGCTCAGGGGCCAACAACCGACGCTTTGTCGAGGCGGTTCTCTGGATTGCTCGTGTTAGAGCGCCATGGCGCGATCTTCCTGAGGGTTACGGGAACTGGAACTCGGTCTTTCAGCGCTTTCGTCGCTGGGCCAAGGGCGGCGTGTTCGAGAAGATCTTCGGCGCCTTATCGGCTGATGCCGACTTCGAGTACGTGATCGTTGATGGAAGCATCGTCCGGGTGCATCAGCACGGGACCGGCGCAAAATGGGGACCCAGAAAACAGGCTATCGGGCGTTCCCGCGGTGGCTTGACGACCAAGATCGTCGCTCTGGTCGATGCGCTGGGCAATCTCGTACGCTTCGTCCTGCTGCCGGGGCAGCGGCACGATAGCGTGGGTGTCGCCCCGCTTCTGAAAGATCTCGACGTCGCCGCCCTGCGGGCGGACAAGGCTTTCGATGGCGACGCCCTGCGCGCCGATCTGAACGACCGTGGCGCGGTGGCCGTGATCCCGCCAAAGAGCAACCGGGCCACCGACATACCCTGCGACTTCGAGATGTATAAGTGGCGCCATCTCGTCGAGAACTTTTTCTGCAAAATCAAGGGATTCCGCCGCATCGCCACCCGCTACGACAAAACCGACACGAGCTTCGCGGCGATGATCCATCTCGTCGGATCAGTCCTCGCAACCCGATGA
- a CDS encoding class I SAM-dependent methyltransferase has protein sequence MSSVGYYDENADRFFRDTVTADMTALQHRFAKLLPVGGRVLDAGCGSGRDAKAFAAMCFDVVAFDASAEMVRRAQIHTGLEVLQMTFAEVFWQGEFDGIWASASLLHVPRTQMVEICRRLRDALVPSGVLYFSFKHGTSERFVDGRTFIDMDESFVPDLVAQVTDLSMIELWMTADVRPRRDAEAWVSCLAQRNA, from the coding sequence ATGTCGTCGGTGGGGTACTACGACGAGAACGCTGACCGATTTTTCCGAGATACGGTCACCGCAGACATGACTGCCCTTCAGCACCGCTTTGCGAAGCTTCTTCCGGTAGGCGGCCGCGTGCTCGACGCCGGCTGCGGATCTGGCCGGGATGCGAAGGCGTTTGCCGCGATGTGCTTTGACGTGGTGGCGTTCGACGCGTCCGCTGAGATGGTCAGGAGAGCTCAGATCCACACAGGGCTCGAAGTCCTCCAAATGACCTTCGCCGAGGTGTTTTGGCAAGGGGAGTTCGACGGAATCTGGGCCAGCGCGTCACTCTTGCACGTGCCCAGAACGCAGATGGTGGAGATCTGCCGCCGCCTACGAGACGCGCTCGTGCCGAGCGGTGTACTCTATTTCTCGTTCAAGCACGGCACCTCGGAGCGATTCGTGGACGGTCGGACTTTCATCGACATGGATGAGTCCTTTGTGCCCGACCTCGTCGCCCAGGTCACCGACCTTTCAATGATCGAGTTGTGGATGACAGCGGATGTGCGCCCTAGGCGTGATGCGGAAGCTTGGGTGAGCTGTTTGGCCCAGCGCAATGCATGA
- a CDS encoding HNH endonuclease domain-containing protein, with protein MVDDEALRDMTVRLGFNNVIDAFHNIGGELGVRFFIDERRESKGIRLTDDFRRLAADRQAGDLVEEVEARWRLVETAWELGVAVPLVSYDPDWLDFGADLRGRRVTVTSARGALNGYQKGRCFYCFGSISILPGSIELADIDHFIPHVLGAWLPGNINGVWNLVLACRGCNRGGMGKSDRVPSARLLDRIHARNEFLIGSHHPLRETLIAQTGPTKCGRASFLRLVHMEAMTLRVADWYPVHKAMAAF; from the coding sequence GTGGTTGACGACGAGGCGCTCCGTGACATGACCGTGCGCCTCGGCTTCAACAACGTCATTGATGCCTTCCACAACATCGGTGGGGAACTCGGGGTCCGGTTCTTTATAGATGAACGACGGGAGAGCAAGGGGATCAGGCTTACAGATGATTTCCGGCGCCTCGCTGCCGATCGCCAAGCCGGTGATCTCGTGGAGGAGGTCGAGGCTCGATGGCGTCTCGTTGAAACGGCGTGGGAACTCGGCGTTGCGGTGCCGCTGGTCAGCTACGATCCCGACTGGCTTGACTTCGGTGCCGACCTGCGGGGGCGCCGTGTGACCGTCACATCAGCTCGCGGCGCGTTGAACGGCTATCAGAAGGGCCGCTGCTTCTACTGCTTCGGTTCCATCAGCATCTTGCCCGGTTCGATCGAGCTGGCGGACATCGACCACTTCATTCCCCATGTGCTGGGCGCCTGGCTGCCCGGCAACATCAATGGAGTCTGGAACCTCGTGCTGGCTTGCCGCGGCTGCAACAGGGGCGGGATGGGTAAATCAGACCGGGTGCCATCTGCCCGGCTTCTTGACCGCATCCATGCCCGAAACGAGTTCCTTATCGGCAGCCATCACCCGCTTCGCGAGACGTTGATTGCGCAGACTGGACCGACCAAGTGCGGTCGAGCATCTTTCCTAAGGCTCGTTCATATGGAGGCAATGACGTTGCGGGTGGCGGATTGGTATCCGGTGCATAAAGCGATGGCGGCTTTCTGA
- the tnpB gene encoding IS66 family insertion sequence element accessory protein TnpB (TnpB, as the term is used for proteins encoded by IS66 family insertion elements, is considered an accessory protein, since TnpC, encoded by a neighboring gene, is a DDE family transposase.): protein MIAVPQGMKVWLAAGPVDMRKGFDGLSAIVQEQLDKDPFSGHLFVFRGRRGDLLKVLAWDGQGLCLFSKRLERGRFVWPSPAAVQVRLSPAELAMLLEGIDWRALRRTDEPAPSRAA from the coding sequence ATGATCGCGGTGCCGCAGGGCATGAAGGTCTGGCTGGCGGCCGGGCCGGTAGACATGAGGAAGGGTTTCGACGGGCTGAGCGCCATCGTCCAGGAGCAGTTGGACAAGGACCCGTTCTCCGGCCATCTCTTCGTCTTCCGGGGCCGGCGCGGGGATTTGCTGAAGGTTCTGGCCTGGGACGGGCAAGGGCTGTGCCTCTTTTCCAAGCGGCTGGAGAGGGGCCGGTTCGTCTGGCCCAGCCCGGCCGCCGTGCAGGTCCGCCTGTCGCCGGCGGAACTGGCGATGCTGCTCGAGGGGATCGACTGGCGCGCCCTGCGCCGGACCGACGAGCCGGCGCCGAGCCGGGCGGCGTGA
- a CDS encoding ISL3 family transposase, producing the protein MSSSLLSLLPAGLAVERVVVRPDRVVVAVRARAATASCPLCRRHSRRVHSRYIRHLGDLPWQGRIGHLELQVRRFRCSAPRCPRRIFAERLPEVALPRVRRTVRLAEAQRRIALHAGGESGARLADRLAMPVSGDTLLRLIRAAPLPVAPTPRVVGIDDWAWRRGRRYGTLIVDLERSRPIDLLPDRDGETVAAWLKAHPGVEIVARDRAGAYADGARTGAPDAVQVADRWHLLRNLGDALAGVLDRHHRAIRTATKAATAVTTVPVPNAPPEPRPLPRSQQRTLDKRAARQARFEEVAALHARGWSQSAISRSTGLDRATIRTWLRAGRPPSWSKPAYGSTIDRHAEYLRQRWAEGCTNTARLWREIRDRGYSGRPKTVQEWVRRRLRGTGAGPADLESSTTAWKAPSGRRAAWLVVADANEIDETAGKFVEALLAGSPDLAVVIALAREFRAMVRERRADGLDPWLAAAQGTALTGFAGGLKRDLAAVRAGLSLSWSSGPVEGQVSRLKTIKRTMCGRAGFDLLRYRVLEAA; encoded by the coding sequence GTGTCCAGTTCGTTGCTGTCCCTGCTGCCCGCCGGTCTCGCGGTTGAGCGGGTCGTCGTCCGCCCTGATCGTGTTGTCGTCGCCGTTCGTGCTCGCGCCGCCACGGCGTCCTGTCCCTTGTGCCGGCGCCACTCGCGTCGCGTCCACAGCCGCTACATCCGGCATCTTGGGGATCTCCCCTGGCAGGGGAGGATCGGCCATCTCGAGCTTCAGGTCCGTCGCTTTCGCTGCTCCGCCCCAAGATGCCCGCGCCGGATCTTCGCCGAGCGCCTGCCGGAGGTGGCCCTGCCGAGGGTTCGGCGGACCGTCCGCCTCGCCGAGGCGCAACGCCGCATCGCCCTACATGCCGGAGGCGAGTCGGGCGCCCGCCTAGCGGACCGCCTCGCCATGCCGGTCAGCGGCGACACCCTGCTGCGCCTGATCCGGGCGGCTCCCCTCCCGGTGGCACCGACCCCGCGCGTCGTCGGCATCGATGATTGGGCTTGGCGGCGTGGCCGGCGCTACGGCACCCTCATCGTCGATCTGGAGCGCAGCCGCCCCATCGACCTGCTGCCCGATCGCGACGGAGAAACAGTTGCCGCCTGGCTGAAGGCACACCCCGGCGTGGAGATCGTTGCCCGAGACCGGGCCGGTGCCTATGCCGACGGCGCCCGGACCGGAGCTCCGGACGCGGTCCAGGTGGCTGACCGTTGGCATCTTCTGCGCAATCTCGGCGACGCCCTGGCCGGCGTTCTCGACCGGCATCACCGGGCCATCCGCACTGCGACCAAGGCAGCCACGGCGGTGACGACGGTTCCGGTTCCCAACGCTCCGCCGGAGCCCCGGCCTCTGCCCCGCAGCCAGCAGCGCACGCTGGACAAGCGGGCGGCGCGGCAGGCCCGTTTCGAGGAAGTCGCAGCACTGCACGCCCGCGGCTGGTCGCAGAGTGCTATCTCCCGCAGCACTGGCCTGGACCGCGCCACGATCCGGACATGGTTGCGGGCGGGCCGGCCTCCGTCGTGGAGCAAACCGGCTTATGGGAGCACAATCGACCGCCATGCCGAGTACCTGCGGCAACGCTGGGCCGAGGGCTGCACCAACACCGCCCGGCTGTGGCGGGAAATCCGCGACCGGGGCTATTCGGGCCGACCCAAGACCGTGCAGGAATGGGTTCGGCGCCGGCTGCGGGGCACCGGTGCCGGGCCTGCCGACCTGGAGTCGTCTACGACCGCCTGGAAGGCGCCCTCCGGCCGGCGCGCGGCGTGGCTGGTGGTGGCCGATGCCAACGAGATCGACGAGACCGCAGGGAAGTTCGTCGAGGCCCTGCTCGCCGGATCGCCGGACTTGGCCGTGGTGATCGCGCTGGCGCGGGAGTTTCGCGCGATGGTCCGAGAGAGGCGGGCCGACGGATTGGATCCGTGGCTCGCGGCAGCGCAGGGAACGGCGCTGACCGGGTTTGCCGGCGGCTTGAAACGGGACTTGGCGGCGGTCCGGGCCGGGTTGTCGCTGTCGTGGAGCAGCGGCCCGGTGGAAGGTCAGGTCAGTCGACTCAAGACGATCAAGCGTACCATGTGCGGGCGGGCCGGCTTCGACCTGCTGCGCTATCGGGTTCTGGAGGCCGCATGA
- a CDS encoding class I SAM-dependent DNA methyltransferase has product MNTSALVQKIWNFCHTLRDDGVSYGDYLEQLTYLLFLKLAHEYAGAPYYRDTQVPEGYDWASLRTKTGEPLEAHYLATLHKLSQEQGMLGAIFFKAQNKIQDPAKLSRLVQLIDAESWISLAADTKGDLYEGLLQKNAEDTKSGAGQYFTPRALIEAVVACVRPKPMKIIADPACGTGGFFLGAYAWLTRSGAKLDKRQKEFLRDKTFHGNEIVPSTRRMCLMNLFLHNIGELDGEPSVDRSDALISEPKRKVDYVLANPPFGKKSSMTFTNGEGEEDKDALTYERQDFWETTSNKQLNFLQHIVSMLKVDGKAAVVLPDNVLFEGGAGEKIRRKLLENCDVHTVLRLPTGIFYAQGVKANVVFFDAKPKDGHVHTKNVWFYDLRTNMHFTLKTRTLKLDDLKDFIACYNPENRHERSETERFRKFSYAELVARDKASLDIFWIKDYSLQNLDDLPAPDVLQQEIIEHLEAALTSFRDVAAGLR; this is encoded by the coding sequence ATGAACACAAGCGCCCTTGTCCAGAAAATCTGGAACTTCTGCCACACCCTGCGTGACGACGGAGTGAGCTATGGCGATTATCTGGAACAGCTGACTTATCTGCTGTTCCTGAAGCTGGCGCACGAATATGCGGGAGCGCCCTATTACCGCGATACCCAGGTCCCCGAAGGCTATGACTGGGCCAGCCTGCGAACCAAGACGGGTGAGCCGCTGGAGGCGCATTATCTCGCTACGCTGCACAAGCTGAGCCAAGAGCAGGGCATGCTTGGAGCAATTTTCTTTAAGGCGCAGAACAAGATACAAGATCCGGCAAAGCTATCCCGCCTTGTGCAGCTGATCGATGCTGAAAGCTGGATCAGCCTTGCTGCCGACACGAAAGGCGACCTATACGAGGGCTTGCTCCAAAAGAATGCGGAAGACACCAAAAGCGGTGCGGGCCAGTATTTTACGCCGCGAGCCCTGATCGAGGCTGTGGTGGCCTGCGTCCGTCCTAAGCCGATGAAGATCATAGCTGACCCGGCCTGCGGCACGGGTGGGTTCTTCCTTGGGGCTTATGCTTGGCTTACTCGCTCAGGAGCCAAACTCGACAAGCGCCAGAAGGAATTCCTCCGTGACAAGACATTCCACGGCAACGAGATCGTTCCTAGTACACGCCGCATGTGCCTGATGAATTTGTTCCTGCATAATATTGGGGAACTGGACGGTGAGCCGTCGGTAGATCGGTCCGATGCTCTGATTTCCGAACCGAAGCGCAAGGTGGATTATGTGCTCGCCAACCCGCCCTTCGGGAAAAAGAGCAGCATGACTTTCACCAATGGCGAGGGTGAGGAAGACAAAGATGCTTTGACCTATGAACGGCAGGATTTCTGGGAAACCACATCGAACAAGCAGCTGAATTTTCTGCAACACATCGTTAGCATGCTGAAGGTTGACGGTAAGGCGGCCGTGGTGCTCCCGGACAACGTGCTGTTCGAAGGCGGAGCCGGAGAGAAAATCCGCCGTAAGCTCCTAGAAAACTGTGACGTGCATACGGTCCTGCGCCTGCCTACCGGTATCTTCTATGCGCAAGGGGTGAAGGCAAATGTCGTATTTTTCGATGCAAAGCCTAAAGACGGTCATGTCCATACGAAAAACGTGTGGTTCTATGACCTGCGCACGAACATGCATTTCACGCTAAAAACTAGGACTCTGAAGCTGGATGATCTGAAGGACTTTATTGCCTGCTACAACCCTGAGAACCGGCATGAACGAAGCGAGACGGAGCGCTTCAGGAAATTCAGCTATGCAGAGCTTGTCGCGCGGGACAAGGCTAGTCTCGACATCTTTTGGATTAAGGATTACAGCCTGCAGAACCTCGATGATCTTCCCGCACCTGACGTCTTGCAACAGGAGATTATTGAGCATCTCGAGGCTGCGTTGACTTCGTTTAGGGATGTGGCCGCAGGATTGCGGTAA